In one window of Eubalaena glacialis isolate mEubGla1 chromosome 13, mEubGla1.1.hap2.+ XY, whole genome shotgun sequence DNA:
- the LOC133104114 gene encoding uncharacterized protein LOC133104114, with amino-acid sequence MSRFTRTKLFAESPLLWSPPLSGAGPSPPAPPPPPPQGAEVTPASPPAPAGPKGGGAGCARARPPRSPPQAPSCSSPSSSGPAPRPAQCLRGKETERTLRRAGPLTCLGHSPSTRQRRRRRRRQREDAPEPGERPPLRAPVTHLLPPAATPGARAAPPRPLLPRRPPQRPRHLLSPRAPITRFSTRLCLSTRHLLSAPITHLSPWPLSSAPLLAPSAPPSPPPPHHLALLCPPISALIFCHSSPFIFQRPHLPSSPHSSPSSTTTLRTWTPHFQALITLANSLQLSSAPPSP; translated from the exons ATGTCGCGCTTCACACGCACCAAGCTGTTCGCCGAGTCCCCGCTCCTTTGG TCCCCTCCCCTCAGCGGCGCCGGCCCGAGCCCGCctgccccgccgccgccgccgccgcagggAGCTGAGGTGACGCCCGCGAGTCCGCCCGCCCCTGCCGGGCCTAAGGGCGGGGGCGCCGGCTGCGCCAGGGCCCGGCCCCCTCGCTCGCCGCCCCAGGCCCCCTcctgctcctctccctcctcctccgggCCGGCCCCTCGCCCCGCCCAGTGTCTGAGGGGAAAGGAAACCGAAAGAACGCTGCGCCGGGCGGGGCCGCTGACCTGCCTGGGCCATAGTCCGAGCACcaggcagcggcggcggcggcggcggcggcagagaGAGGACGCGCCGGAGCCCGGTGAGCGACCCCCGCTCCGCGCCCCGGTCACGCATCTGCTCCCGCCCGCCGCGACCCCCGGCGCCCGCGCCGCCCCTCCACGGCCACTTCTGCCCCGACGCCCGCCTCAGCGGCCCCGCCACCTCCTCAGCCCCCGCGCCCCCATCACccgcttcagcacccgtctctgCCTCAGTACCCGTCACCTTCTCAGCGCCCCCATCACCCACctgagtccctggcccctctcctcAGCGCCCCTCTTAGCCCCCTCAGCGCCTCCATCACCACCTCCGCCTCATCACCTAGCTCTCCTCTGTCCCCCCATCTCCGCCCTCATTTTCTGCCACAGCTCCCCCTTCATCTTCCAGCGTCCTCACCTCCCATCATCACCTCATTCATCCCCATCCTCTACAACCACCCTCCGCACCTGGACCCCCCATTTCCAGGCCCTCATCACTTTAGCAAACAGCCTCCAGCTGAGCTCCGCCCCACCCTCTCCTTGA